In one Caloranaerobacter sp. TR13 genomic region, the following are encoded:
- a CDS encoding ABC transporter substrate-binding protein — protein MKLAKGFTLLLIFILIISNLLIGCQKEELKTVRLVEVTHSVFYAPQYVALTKGFFEEEGIKIELTNGKGADKSMAALLSDQADIGFMGPEASIYVYNQGKKDYAINFAQLTQKDGSFLVGRKKDPNFSFKKLKGKTILGGRKGGVPEMTLEYVLKKYGLQPGKDVNVRTDIQFAMMAGAFTSGEGDYTTLFEPTASMMEKEGKGYIVASIGKEGGYIPYTVYCAKKSYIEKNPDIIQGFTNAIYKGMLWVQNHSSEEVAEAIQPHFPDADKELLVTVINRYKEQDTWKPDPVLTKEGLDHLMDIMELAGELDQRAPYDKIVTTEFAKKAIETIK, from the coding sequence ATGAAATTAGCAAAAGGTTTTACTCTTCTTTTAATATTCATACTTATAATATCTAATTTATTAATAGGTTGTCAAAAAGAAGAACTTAAAACAGTAAGACTAGTTGAAGTTACACATTCTGTTTTCTATGCTCCACAATACGTAGCTTTAACAAAAGGTTTCTTTGAAGAAGAAGGCATTAAAATAGAATTAACTAATGGTAAAGGTGCAGATAAATCAATGGCTGCATTACTAAGCGATCAAGCTGATATAGGTTTTATGGGACCAGAAGCATCAATCTATGTATACAATCAAGGCAAAAAAGACTATGCAATCAATTTTGCACAATTGACTCAAAAAGATGGTTCTTTCCTAGTAGGTAGAAAAAAAGATCCTAATTTTTCATTTAAAAAGCTAAAAGGAAAAACTATACTTGGTGGAAGAAAAGGTGGAGTTCCTGAAATGACTCTAGAATATGTACTAAAAAAATACGGTCTTCAACCAGGAAAAGATGTAAATGTACGTACTGATATACAATTCGCAATGATGGCAGGAGCATTTACAAGTGGAGAAGGAGACTATACAACACTATTTGAACCAACCGCTTCAATGATGGAAAAAGAAGGCAAAGGTTATATAGTCGCTTCAATAGGTAAAGAAGGAGGTTACATCCCATATACAGTATACTGTGCTAAAAAAAGCTATATTGAAAAAAATCCGGACATAATTCAAGGCTTTACAAATGCAATCTATAAAGGTATGCTTTGGGTACAAAATCATTCTTCTGAAGAAGTTGCAGAAGCTATACAACCTCATTTCCCAGATGCAGATAAAGAACTTCTAGTTACAGTTATCAATAGATATAAAGAGCAAGATACATGGAAACCTGACCCTGTACTAACAAAAGAAGGTTTAGACCATCTAATGGATATTATGGAGCTAGCTGGAGAACTTGATCAAAGAGCTCCTTATGATAAAATCGTAACAACTGAATTTGCTAAAAAAGCTATTGAAACAATTAAATAA
- the pgsA gene encoding CDP-diacylglycerol--glycerol-3-phosphate 3-phosphatidyltransferase produces the protein MNIPNTLTTIRFLFIPIFIVIFYSSIENNILYATYIFILAGITDVLDGYIARRYNMVTKWGAALDPLADKLMQITVLVCFTDKKYLPLWVITVVGIKEILMILGGLFLYYFVDRTVIPANKYGKIATVSFYIAILSIAFKVNKLISFLLVSVAVVLTIVAFVNYLIGFREINRTNKEKSIDK, from the coding sequence ATGAACATACCTAATACACTCACAACAATTAGGTTTTTATTTATACCAATTTTTATAGTTATTTTCTATTCATCAATAGAGAATAATATATTGTATGCTACATATATTTTTATATTGGCTGGAATTACTGATGTTTTAGACGGGTATATTGCTAGAAGGTATAATATGGTAACTAAGTGGGGAGCTGCACTTGACCCTTTAGCAGATAAGCTCATGCAAATTACTGTTTTAGTGTGCTTTACAGATAAAAAATATTTGCCTCTATGGGTTATTACAGTTGTAGGTATAAAAGAAATTTTGATGATATTAGGAGGGTTATTTTTATATTACTTCGTTGATAGAACTGTTATTCCAGCTAATAAATATGGTAAGATAGCAACAGTATCATTTTATATTGCGATTTTATCTATCGCTTTTAAAGTAAATAAATTGATAAGCTTTTTACTTGTTTCAGTGGCTGTTGTACTTACGATTGTAGCATTTGTTAACTATTTGATTGGGTTTAGAGAAATAAATCGCACAAATAAAGAAAAAAGCATTGACAAATAA